TAAAGTTCGAATATTTGAACCATCGGATCTTTCTGATTGAACATCTTCAGTCTAACCTGCTGCGTCGTGCTGAGTGCTGGCCTGGATCTCTTCCTCAATGTCAGGCTCTGATGattcatcctcctcatcctcttcctcctcctcgtcttcctcctctgccACTTCGTTTGGCTGTTTCGTCTGAGTTTCCTCTTTTGATTTGACTCCCTGGAAATGCAGGACGTAAAGTGTTATGTTGCTGTGTTTCCTAAACGttctggttttaattaaagtaaattatGCAGAACTGCCCTTTAACTGTAACGATTCACAGCTCAAGAGTTCAGTTTGAAGTTTTACTAAAAGCTGCTATTGAATAATGTCTAAATAGTCTGGTTTCTACTTATCAGTTagatttccatttttatttgacaaaatatttaaaaacagacaatttaaagactacagatatttattttgttctttctggACCAAACAGTTGAAACAGCAGGAATATTTGACCTTTAACAGTTTTATCTCATGAATGAGTTTCCTTGTTCACCTCTTTGTCTTTGCTGTCCTTCTCCTGTCTCCTGAGTCTCTCCTGCTCCTCGGTGTCGTCTTGTTTGACGGCGAATTTGGTGATGACCTCCTCCAGACGAGACAGACCAATCTCTCTGTTGGACcgcagcttcttcagcagagaaGGGTCAGACAGAGCCGGGTCAGTAGCTTTGGAGAGAAGTGGAGGGAGAGCAACATTATTTGCTGCTTTCTTACAGTAAATTAGAGCCAAAACATTCACAGACAGCTAAATATTTACAGCCAGAATgagaaaattagaaaacattaaatccCTTTTTACACATCAGTTGATCCTTATAGAAACTACTGAAATAATTACTAAGAACAAATATCACACAATAACTACAGTTAGTCAATCATCTGAACTCTCTTACAGCAATACACTAAAattctgtatttattcattatCAGTTTTAGTTGTTGTCATTCGTCTATTATTAACAAACTGAAATATCTATTAAGCTGTTAATAACCTGAATATATTCTCATTAATCCTCCCATACTGTTCTTTTCCCCTGATTTTCTTTCCcacagcagcaaataaaaacagattttaaagtaaatacagAGATAAAGTCAGAGTTTGAAGTCTCACTGTGCTTGTAGGAGTCCGTGAGGCGCGAGCCGAAGTTGTAAACCAGATCGAGGTGGCGCCGCTCCTGCATGTGGCTCCCGGTCTCTCTGAAGGCCTCCTGAGCGATCTGAttcagctgctttctgctcAAACACAGGTTGTGGCGCTCGTTGGTGCGCAGCACCTGCTGCAGGATGTCGTGGTAATCCGGAGGGTTTCTGTGTGCCTCGGGACTGTTGATGAAACGCTCGATCTGACGAGAAGAAGCGCAGCAGAGTTTACTGTCagctaaaaacacacagcaatCTGCTTACAAAGATCTTTGTAGCTGAAATCAGGAAAGATTCAGGTTAATTAACAGGTGTTGTTTAGCAGCAGACCTGGCAGACTCACCTTCTTGTTGATTTCAGGAAATCGCGTGCCGCAGAATTTGATCCTCTGTTCAATGACTCGGCCTGTTAGTTTTTTGTAGCCCTTTAGTTCACATAATTTTTCATAAATCTTCATcatctgggaaaaaaagaaagaaaagagaaaggaatGGTGAgttattgtctgtttgttgtaatgttttatctTGAATCTGTTAATGCAGCTCCATCTTTTCGACTTCACTGACCTTCCGTTTGAGTTTGTGCTCCTGGATGTACATCGAGTCTTCGGTCTTCATGTCATCTAAACTCAGCTCCGCCTGCTGCAGACGGTAGATCTCATCATTATACACCTTCAACAGATTCTCCAGGTACGCGATCTGAAATCAAAAGCAAATATAAATCATCAAAAGCCTTTTTCAGGAAAGGATCTGTCTTTATAGTGTTTTTTGGATTTACTCACCTGTTTCTTTAGTGCTCTTTTGGCTTTTCTCTCAGATTCTGgatcttcctcttttttctcctcctggacTCCCGAGGTGGAAGATTCCTCTTCTGCTGCAGACTTcacctcttcttcctctttatcCGTCTTACCCTTAGTCCCGTTTTTGATCTTGAGTGAAGCAGAGGTAGATTGAAATGTACCTGATGTCGTTGCAGAAGGCTCAGCCTTGCTGAGGACCAGCCTCTTCTTCAAGGCATGCTGCTTGAGGACAGTAGACAGTTCATGAATGTAGACAAATGTTTTGGAGAGGTTGGCCTGAGCGCGGGTTAGACATCGTCCCAGTATGTTCCTGAACTCGACGGAGGACAGATAGTCAGGAGAGGCCTTGGTGTATTTTGTTTGAAGGAAGGTTAAGACCTCAGGGCAGTCTTTAGTGAGAGGTGTGCAGTGCTCCACAAACTGgacagacaaagaagaagattAAAATGATGCCACATACACCAGCTGAACATTTTATGAGCGAAAGACCagctaaaaacaagtcaaaacttGAATAACCTCATTCCTTCAGATCAGTAAGAATCAAATCCTTTTGTCAATTTGTTTCAGTacaataaaacatcaacaattGCATAAAACTTGAACTCATTAAAGGAGAGACCAGTGAAGGCAGCATTTATTAAGTGAGCGCCGGCTGAGTCTTAACTTTGGTAAACCTGTGACAGTTTCAAGttctcattaaagaaaaaaatgcactaacacaaggacaaaaaaacaacctttgaaTGATGTCTCACCTTGTTGAAGACCTTCTCGTTCTCCGCCTGCAGGACATGAACATCTTTCTTGGCTGAAGCCAACGGGGACTCGATGTTGGCGGGCGCCGGCTGCTGAGGTCTGAGCGGCAAATTATGTTTGGCTTGTTGCTCACAGGATGAGGTGGCAGCAGAACACGAAGGCTGAGGGCTCgctacttcttcttcttcatcatcatcgtcaAGGACGATGATCCTATCTGCTATCGAGGCGGGAGCCACCGCCATCCAAAACGCTGCTTGGTtctgtttacaaaacaaacaaacgaacatGAAGAATATGGTACAACTGTGGGGGGAAGATGtcacaaaaaaatctgattattataataataaatatttgggAGAAAATGTGACACTTTCAGTTAATTTAATGTTTCAGATAATCTAAACCTTCTCATTTGGTTAGGAACAAGAGCACCAAAAATTACTTTTGAGGTCttcaaatgcaaataaagtgtAATTATATGATTATAAGTTATTGAACTGtttgaatattgtttgtctgaaaaTTTAAGGGACTGTAATCTGACTCCAGGTTGTAAATTATCAGATAAAACTTAGATTAATACAAAAATGCAATGATTCAAGTTccttaaaatactaaaaataaactatttttgtacaacatatttaaatctaaaaactgtctggagaaaataaatatacaaaatctgcataattttaatttcagttatcataaaaaaaaagtttaacaaaattaaaactaagATGAATCCTTGATTTTGAACATCTTAACCATTACAGTAGATATTcactttaaagataaatataatttattataaaataaagtccAGGTATGGTTTCAAAATACAAGTCACTTCTTTGGGCAGGAAATGAGCAGAAacttcaataaaatatttaactataaCGGGGTTTGCTACAAAATTTCATAAAGTTACTGAGAATTGATTCTCACTGTGTATATATAATCATTAAATAGTGTTTAATGTCCCACAAAGCTGACATTAAAAAGAATGTGATAAACAGGTAATAAATTCCTGTTTAGAggcttttaatattaaaaaacgCTTAAAACTCGTCAACCTGAGTTCTGAGAAATAATGGAAAACTACTCGTTTATAGAATACGATGCAAGAGACAACagtaaaagaaactgaaagaatTATTAGAggaagtttaatattttaatcgCTGAAAGTTTTGCATAAAGAACAACAgagcaaacagaaactgaaaaagaaattaatgatTATCATAGCAGTTTATCACATATAATAATGTACTCACCTCTTATTTAAGAACAGTTTGACATGAAAATAAAGGAGTTTAACGTTTTACAACCGCACAATGCAGCTAGTTAGCTAACGTGATTAGCATTAGCAGCtagttgtcattttaaattttacttgtaaaaataaaaaaataaaataacacctTACGCTCTTTGTATTGAATAATTACCCAACGAAACAAATTAGATATATTATTTTCATCCCTATAAGACTTTTCGCTCTTCTACACAAAGATCGCAAACTTAGCTATGTTGTCGAGTCGAAACCCGCTAAACTCCGATAAGCACCGACGATTCTGATTGGTCAATGAACTGTCTGCGACGAGTAACAGCTCCTACTATTGGACAAAGATGTCACTTGCATCTTTCTCTTTGGGTTTAACTAGCTTTTAACCATCACCGCTTAGACGCATTACTGCCACCTTCTGGACAAACCAATGACTTACAAGTAGAAGGGATTTCAAAGAAGAAGCAGTTATTTCCcggaaatatataaatatttcttCTGTGTATTTCATTTGAAgtcatatttttagttttgtataCCGAACTTGGcctaataataaacattttagaagTTCATGTTTGAGTCCTGACTGTTTTAACCTGATGTGAGTTTTTGAGCATAAATCATATATTCCATACAATAAATTGATTTAAGTCCATTTCTGTGTGTACTgcctcaatatctttaaaaagttaactCTTTGTAACACTTCTGCCATTGCTTATTATCATTTTGTTCAGAGATAAAGTAAATAAGGTGacaaaaactgtaattattattatttttgttttcagcagacTTATTGAAGCTTCAGACATTCACCCTCTTCTATCAATCAGTCAGGAACTGTAAAACccaaataaaagtcaaaattgttttaaaaacatgtttttatttaagttaaaatgCAGAAATCCATCAACTCTGATGCAGCTTTGAAGTAGACAGAATGACAGAACGACCTGctccatttttatcatttcctTCACATTTCATTGATTTCAACACAAAGctgaaaaaagttaaagtataatttctaaaaagacacaaagagtgCAAACATGttcaagaaaaatgcaaaaaatatacACCCATTAGATTTTTTAGTAtttacaaaatagttttttaagggtttgaaagttttaacttaatattaaattttctgtctttaaaaaaaataacagtttttcttatttaaaatacacacaaatatgtGGTCCATCAAAaagtaaatgttattaaaaaccTTGTTAAATAACAAAGTTATTAAAAGAATGAGGACATCATtagataattttaaaatgaccaaatgaAGCTGATCTTTTCGTTCAGCGTAATCATTTCTGTCCTCTCAGTTTTTGGCTCTTTTCCAGTGTttataacaaattaaaagaggaaaacaatttAATGCAGCAGTACCACCGACACAATATTTACACATCAGGACAAATGTTTATATTGAATTAAAGCAAATGAAATAAACCTTTCTTACAAAgctatggtaaaaaaaaatgactgatttttacCGTCACCACTGGCTGtagaaaaaagaggaattatgatctgagtttaaagcTGGAGGGCTGCTACTTAAATCCCATCAAAGGTACAGAAAATGTTCAGCAGTTCAACAAACAATCGATCGGCTGACGTCTGTcatctttatttctctttctgtgaggaggaaaaataggaaaaatcaGTACAGGAAACACCAAACCAAACTTCTTacttatataaaatatatgtttttaaacacatttcagatttCCTTACCTTATCTTCATCGGTTTTatctgagaataaaaacagggaaataaaaagacaataaaatcagaaacatttttaactaacttaaaagctaaaaggtatTTTGCAACTCACATATAATCAATCAATTAAAGCATTAATTTGATAATTTGTTACC
The DNA window shown above is from Kryptolebias marmoratus isolate JLee-2015 linkage group LG5, ASM164957v2, whole genome shotgun sequence and carries:
- the daxx gene encoding death domain-associated protein 6, whose protein sequence is MAVAPASIADRIIVLDDDDEEEEVASPQPSCSAATSSCEQQAKHNLPLRPQQPAPANIESPLASAKKDVHVLQAENEKVFNKFVEHCTPLTKDCPEVLTFLQTKYTKASPDYLSSVEFRNILGRCLTRAQANLSKTFVYIHELSTVLKQHALKKRLVLSKAEPSATTSGTFQSTSASLKIKNGTKGKTDKEEEEVKSAAEEESSTSGVQEEKKEEDPESERKAKRALKKQIAYLENLLKVYNDEIYRLQQAELSLDDMKTEDSMYIQEHKLKRKMMKIYEKLCELKGYKKLTGRVIEQRIKFCGTRFPEINKKIERFINSPEAHRNPPDYHDILQQVLRTNERHNLCLSRKQLNQIAQEAFRETGSHMQERRHLDLVYNFGSRLTDSYKHTTDPALSDPSLLKKLRSNREIGLSRLEEVITKFAVKQDDTEEQERLRRQEKDSKDKEGVKSKEETQTKQPNEVAEEEDEEEEEDEEDESSEPDIEEEIQASTQHDAADEDEEDDSEAEQPSESDNKEDQTYDQTGSVSAGGEGSVKDVDEPLTTGSPSSDETQTFPMSNNLSPRDNPSPRDNPSPSGSTVQSEPMQTDEPQSLSNGSTAGLQEPVDSTNQLSAVLERDNQVTAGAPPAAAAAANGDCLPERETVSVDECETQTTNGTSPPPSPRTTRSQKRKREEITSKNSRNVKQKISYDSDADISLDMGVISCSSPQEADPARADSPVQSVICGSQTTPPPKRNKVNVATQCDPDEIIVLSDSE